Proteins encoded within one genomic window of bacterium:
- the thrC gene encoding threonine synthase, with protein MTRYQGVIDRYRDFLPVTDKTPFITLLEGNTPLIRANNIPRAIGLDAELYLKYEGLNPTGSFKDRGMCMAVSKAVEEGSKVIMCASTGNTSASAAAFAARANLQCIVLVEGGGIALGKLAQAMIQGATVVEIDGNFDSALNLVREITDNYPITLVNSLNPFRIEGQKTASFEIIDCLGKAPDYHFLPVGNAGNITAYWKGYKEYLASGKCDRLPRMMGWQAEGAAPIVRGHRVDKPLTIATAIKIGNPASWKFAEAARDESGGIIDMVTDDEILKAYSLLASMEGIFVEPASAASLAGVIKFRERGGFSGGETIVCTLTGHGLKDPDRAVKYASPPIKVKANLSDVMGILRIGS; from the coding sequence ATGACCAGGTATCAAGGTGTGATAGACAGATACAGGGATTTTTTACCGGTAACCGATAAAACGCCGTTTATTACCCTGCTCGAGGGTAATACACCGCTCATCCGTGCGAATAATATTCCCCGCGCAATCGGTCTGGATGCCGAGCTCTATCTGAAATACGAGGGGCTCAATCCCACGGGATCGTTCAAGGATCGTGGCATGTGCATGGCGGTTTCAAAAGCTGTCGAGGAAGGCTCGAAGGTTATCATGTGCGCTTCCACGGGGAATACGTCTGCGTCGGCGGCAGCGTTCGCGGCCCGGGCGAATCTCCAGTGCATCGTGCTCGTAGAAGGTGGCGGCATCGCGCTCGGCAAACTCGCGCAGGCGATGATCCAGGGTGCTACGGTAGTCGAGATTGACGGGAATTTCGACAGCGCGCTCAATCTCGTGAGGGAAATTACCGATAACTATCCTATAACCCTTGTCAATTCCCTGAATCCTTTCAGGATCGAGGGGCAGAAAACCGCCTCGTTCGAGATTATCGACTGTCTCGGCAAGGCTCCCGACTACCATTTTCTGCCGGTCGGAAATGCGGGCAACATAACCGCTTACTGGAAAGGATATAAGGAATATCTCGCATCCGGAAAGTGCGACAGGCTCCCCAGAATGATGGGCTGGCAGGCGGAAGGCGCCGCCCCCATCGTCCGCGGCCACCGCGTCGACAAACCTCTGACCATCGCGACCGCGATCAAAATCGGCAATCCGGCTTCATGGAAATTCGCCGAAGCTGCGCGGGATGAGTCGGGCGGGATTATCGACATGGTTACCGACGATGAAATTCTGAAGGCTTATTCTCTTCTGGCCTCGATGGAAGGTATCTTCGTCGAGCCTGCCAGCGCCGCATCGCTTGCCGGTGTTATTAAATTCAGGGAGCGCGGCGGGTTCAGCGGCGGTGAAACCATTGTCTGCACCCTGACAGGGCACGGACTGAAAGACCCGGACAGAGCGGTAAAATACGCCAGTCCGCCGATAAAGGTCAAAGCCAATTTATCCGATGTCATGGGCATTTTAAGGATTGGTTCATAG
- a CDS encoding Na+/H+ antiporter NhaC family protein, giving the protein MESYGLLSLVPPLLAIGLAFATKQVLPSLFISIWVGAAILHHGNPVAGFADMIVKYIAGSIAEPWNAAILVISITLGGMIGIISKSGGMKAVADFLARKARTANGGQFVTYLMGIIIFFDDYANTLLVGNTMRPLCDRLKISREKLAYLCDSTAAPVASIALLSTWTAYEMGLLRNAFITIGLEMNVYEAFVRSIPFRFYSMVLLAFMFMITVLGRDFGPMLKAERRARTTGKLFADGAVPLASRELTDMKIKKGIPLRWFNAIIPVLTVVFMIVVGLYVDGRGRIMSENNTELVGLMNINPFTFRVIGEVIGHSQVDRALMWAVFTGTLVAIVLVIVQRILTLTEAVSAWVEGAKSMLFALLIIVLAWGIGSLCKDLGTAKYLVSALEGKISPGLIPPLVFIIGCVIAFSTGTSYGTMAIMIPIAVPLAYHLSGGQTGGIFFATIGATFTGAVFGDHCSPISDTTIMSSMACASDHLDHVKTQMPYAVTVAAITVVAGFIPAAHGVNPFISIAFGAFLSYLVVRFIGKKV; this is encoded by the coding sequence ATGGAGTCATACGGTCTACTGTCACTGGTTCCGCCGCTGCTTGCAATCGGGCTTGCGTTTGCGACAAAACAGGTGCTTCCCTCGCTCTTCATAAGCATCTGGGTCGGCGCCGCAATCCTCCATCACGGGAATCCCGTTGCGGGATTCGCCGACATGATAGTGAAGTACATTGCCGGCTCGATCGCCGAACCGTGGAATGCCGCGATTCTCGTTATCAGCATCACCCTTGGCGGAATGATCGGCATCATATCGAAATCCGGCGGGATGAAAGCTGTCGCTGACTTTCTCGCCCGTAAGGCCCGGACAGCGAATGGCGGTCAGTTTGTCACCTATCTCATGGGAATCATTATCTTTTTCGATGATTACGCCAACACGCTCCTCGTGGGAAACACCATGCGCCCCCTCTGCGACCGTCTGAAAATATCCCGCGAGAAACTCGCCTATCTGTGCGACTCGACAGCCGCTCCTGTTGCCAGCATCGCGCTGCTCTCCACATGGACGGCGTATGAGATGGGACTCTTGCGGAATGCGTTCATCACCATCGGGCTCGAAATGAACGTTTACGAGGCGTTCGTGCGGTCGATACCGTTCCGGTTTTACAGCATGGTATTGCTTGCGTTCATGTTCATGATCACCGTGCTCGGGCGGGATTTCGGTCCCATGCTCAAAGCAGAACGACGGGCGCGCACTACGGGTAAACTCTTCGCCGATGGCGCTGTGCCGCTTGCGAGCAGGGAGCTTACCGACATGAAGATCAAGAAGGGTATTCCTCTCCGGTGGTTCAACGCCATCATACCTGTCCTGACCGTGGTGTTCATGATCGTTGTCGGGCTCTATGTCGATGGACGGGGCAGGATAATGAGCGAGAACAATACCGAGCTTGTCGGCCTTATGAATATTAATCCGTTCACTTTCCGCGTGATCGGCGAGGTCATCGGTCATTCCCAGGTCGACAGGGCGCTCATGTGGGCTGTTTTCACGGGAACGCTTGTTGCCATCGTACTCGTCATAGTCCAGCGGATACTGACCCTCACCGAGGCGGTGAGCGCATGGGTGGAGGGGGCAAAGTCGATGTTGTTCGCCCTTCTCATCATCGTGCTGGCATGGGGGATCGGTTCGCTCTGCAAGGACCTCGGAACGGCGAAGTACCTGGTCAGTGCGCTCGAAGGCAAGATTTCACCGGGACTCATACCCCCGCTTGTATTCATCATAGGCTGTGTTATTGCATTTTCCACCGGCACATCGTACGGTACGATGGCCATCATGATACCCATTGCGGTTCCCCTGGCGTACCACCTGAGCGGCGGGCAGACCGGCGGTATCTTTTTTGCCACCATCGGAGCGACATTTACCGGCGCCGTCTTCGGCGATCACTGTTCACCCATATCCGATACGACGATCATGTCGTCCATGGCATGTGCGTCCGACCATCTCGACCATGTCAAAACACAGATGCCGTATGCGGTGACTGTTGCGGCCATCACGGTTGTTGCGGGATTCATCCCCGCCGCGCATGGAGTCAATCCATTCATATCGATAGCCTTTGGCGCGTTCCTTTCATATCTTGTCGTGCGGTTTATCGGTAAAAAAGTGTAA
- a CDS encoding Rieske (2Fe-2S) protein yields the protein MDKDITRRKMLLDSALLAGGMCLCNTSANAQRTRSTCCETPELEPDSYEISEKSISVDLKKAVSLDKPGYAAAVVNADKNIQIIVVRTGKKEYVALHRLCTHGGQVVSYNSTRKILQCNSYNHSIFALNGEVVKGPAPKPLKVYPVKISRNMLEIILNGDA from the coding sequence ATGGATAAAGATATAACCCGTAGAAAAATGCTTCTTGATTCCGCGTTGCTGGCTGGTGGAATGTGTTTGTGTAACACTTCAGCCAACGCGCAAAGAACACGTTCCACCTGCTGCGAAACGCCTGAGCTGGAACCGGATTCGTATGAAATAAGCGAAAAGAGCATTTCCGTCGATCTCAAAAAAGCCGTATCGCTGGATAAACCCGGCTACGCGGCAGCAGTGGTCAATGCGGACAAAAACATCCAGATCATCGTCGTCCGGACCGGGAAAAAAGAGTATGTGGCGCTTCATCGTCTTTGTACGCATGGCGGACAGGTTGTCAGTTACAACAGTACGCGAAAAATATTGCAATGTAACAGTTACAATCACTCGATATTCGCTTTAAACGGTGAGGTCGTGAAGGGTCCCGCTCCGAAACCGCTGAAAGTGTATCCCGTGAAAATCTCCCGGAACATGTTGGAAATCATTCTGAACGGAGACGCGTGA
- a CDS encoding formylglycine-generating enzyme family protein yields MTTITGLVIILHLFFPASPSFAGDNPGTWRNPKDGMVFVWIPAGSLMVQVPKVGDKPDVELPFEPVVFERGFWMGRTEVTVRQFKQFVRETGYITEAEKAQNRYTWKSPGFKQKDSYPVVYVSYHDALQYTKWAGTDLPTEPEWVYACSAGTTTTYYWGDELNPDLFWHRENSLAGPHPVGKKKPNPWGLYDMVGNAWEYFKIDDKWFEFRGGSWTRCLRYKTRQGFIADQFFKDAVSRRLFTYDPKGQLPYPWDDDRGFRCIMRSAEASNK; encoded by the coding sequence ATGACAACGATAACGGGGCTCGTGATTATCCTGCATTTGTTTTTTCCGGCATCGCCCTCTTTTGCCGGTGATAATCCGGGAACGTGGCGAAATCCCAAAGACGGAATGGTTTTTGTGTGGATTCCGGCAGGCAGTCTTATGGTGCAAGTACCGAAGGTTGGCGATAAACCTGATGTGGAGTTGCCCTTTGAGCCGGTGGTTTTTGAACGGGGATTCTGGATGGGCCGCACCGAGGTGACGGTCAGGCAGTTCAAACAGTTTGTCCGGGAGACGGGTTACATAACCGAAGCCGAAAAAGCTCAAAACCGATACACATGGAAGTCGCCCGGATTCAAGCAGAAAGACAGTTATCCGGTTGTATATGTTTCTTATCATGATGCGCTGCAGTATACAAAATGGGCCGGAACAGACCTTCCGACCGAGCCGGAATGGGTGTATGCATGCAGCGCGGGAACCACCACCACCTACTACTGGGGCGATGAACTGAATCCCGATCTCTTCTGGCATCGCGAGAATTCCCTTGCGGGGCCGCATCCGGTCGGGAAGAAAAAACCGAACCCATGGGGACTCTATGACATGGTGGGAAACGCCTGGGAATATTTCAAAATCGACGACAAGTGGTTCGAGTTCCGGGGCGGTTCATGGACAAGATGCCTCCGATACAAGACACGACAGGGATTCATTGCCGATCAGTTCTTCAAAGATGCGGTGAGCAGACGTCTCTTCACATATGATCCCAAGGGCCAGCTCCCCTATCCCTGGGATGATGACCGGGGATTCCGGTGTATTATGCGCTCAGCGGAAGCGAGCAATAAGTAA
- a CDS encoding homoserine dehydrogenase, whose product MKNPITVGLIGFGTVGTGVAKILLGKEKSYLRGRDFDLELVKIADLDVTSDRGVRVPEGILTSNVDDILENPDIDIVIELIGGYEPARTFTLRAFKNGKGVVTANKALVAKYGRELFAAAEKANVSYLFEASVGGGIPIIRMLMNGLNANTIDSIYGILNGTTNYILTGMARDGADYNEVLASAQELGYAEADPTSDVSGEDALNKIVILARLAFGADLDVDMVFREGIENLSVHDIDYAVELGYTLKLLAIAKRHPDGRVEVRVHPTFVSSDSIMAYVEDEFNAIEISGSAVGREVFYGKGAGMMPTASAVVSDTVDIASRLKTSSPVMVNRFVSVNNGPRLVGMDELKLRYFLRFTAKDQPGVLADISKIFADKNISIESVLQIGTPDRDYVPIVIMTHEALEGDMREAMKQFEMLGTIQGKIQLIRVEDI is encoded by the coding sequence ATGAAAAACCCCATTACTGTTGGTCTTATCGGATTCGGTACGGTCGGTACCGGTGTGGCGAAAATTCTGCTCGGGAAGGAAAAATCCTATCTCCGGGGCAGGGATTTCGACCTTGAGCTGGTTAAAATCGCCGATCTTGATGTAACGTCCGACCGCGGGGTCAGAGTGCCGGAAGGGATTCTTACCTCGAATGTGGACGACATTCTCGAAAATCCTGACATCGACATCGTCATCGAGCTTATCGGCGGCTATGAGCCTGCGCGGACATTCACGCTCAGGGCTTTTAAAAACGGCAAGGGAGTGGTTACCGCCAATAAAGCGCTTGTTGCAAAATACGGCAGGGAACTGTTCGCCGCAGCCGAAAAGGCAAATGTTTCATACCTTTTCGAGGCTTCGGTCGGCGGGGGAATCCCGATTATCCGCATGCTGATGAACGGTCTCAATGCCAATACGATAGACAGTATTTACGGTATTCTCAACGGGACGACTAATTACATCCTGACCGGTATGGCCCGTGATGGCGCCGATTATAACGAGGTGCTGGCCAGTGCGCAGGAGCTCGGATATGCCGAAGCCGACCCGACTTCGGATGTTTCGGGCGAGGATGCTCTCAACAAGATCGTCATACTGGCCCGCCTGGCTTTTGGCGCCGATCTCGATGTGGATATGGTCTTCCGCGAGGGGATTGAAAATCTGAGCGTCCACGACATCGATTATGCGGTCGAGCTCGGTTATACTCTCAAGCTTCTCGCCATCGCGAAACGTCACCCGGACGGCCGTGTCGAGGTGAGAGTTCATCCGACCTTCGTATCCTCGGACTCGATCATGGCGTATGTCGAGGACGAGTTCAACGCCATTGAAATATCCGGCAGCGCCGTTGGCCGCGAGGTTTTTTACGGCAAAGGGGCGGGCATGATGCCGACCGCTTCCGCCGTTGTATCCGATACTGTCGATATAGCGTCGAGACTGAAAACCAGCTCACCTGTTATGGTTAACAGGTTTGTCAGCGTAAACAACGGTCCCAGGCTGGTAGGGATGGATGAGCTGAAACTCAGGTATTTTCTCCGGTTCACGGCGAAGGATCAGCCCGGTGTGCTTGCTGATATTTCAAAGATTTTCGCCGATAAAAACATCTCGATTGAATCGGTTCTCCAGATCGGTACACCGGATCGTGATTATGTCCCCATCGTCATCATGACCCACGAGGCGCTCGAAGGGGATATGCGGGAGGCGATGAAACAGTTTGAGATGCTTGGCACCATTCAGGGAAAGATACAGTTGATCAGAGTCGAGGATATTTAA